The Cronobacter sakazakii genome has a window encoding:
- a CDS encoding PTS mannitol transporter subunit IICBA — MSSDIKIKVQSFGRFLSNMVMPNIGAFIAWGIITALFIPTGWWPNETLAKLVGPMISYLLPLLIGYTGGKLVGGERGGVVGAITTMGVIVGADIPMFLGAMIAGPLGGFCIKKFDASVDGKIKSGFEMLVNNFSAGIIGMILAILAFLGIGPAVEVLSKVLAAGVNFMVVHDMLPLASIFVEPAKILFLNNAINHGIFSPLGIQQSHELGKSIFFLIEANPGPGMGILLAYMFFGRGSAKQSAGGAAIIHFLGGIHEIYFPYVLMNPRLIIAVILGGMTGVFCLTVLNGGLVSPASPGSILAVLAMTPKGAYFANLVAIFAAMAVSFVVAAILLKTSKVKEEDDIDAATRRMQDMKAQSKGAATAASADLSNDLSHVRKIIVACDAGMGSSAMGAGVLRKKVQDAGLSHISVTNSAINSLPGDVDLVITHRDLTERAMRQAPHAQHISLTNFLDSGLYAGLTERLVAAQRHSQNEEKVRTSLQDSFDANDSHLFKLSADNIFLGRQAATKEEAIRFAGEQLVKGGYVQPEYVDAMLEREKLTPTYLGESIAVPHGTVEAKDRVLKTGVVFCQYPQGVRFGEEEDDIARLVIGIAARNNEHIQVITSLTNALDDESVIERLAHTNSVDEVLALLSGKTVA; from the coding sequence ATGTCATCCGATATCAAGATCAAAGTGCAAAGCTTTGGTCGCTTTCTCAGCAATATGGTAATGCCTAACATCGGCGCGTTTATCGCCTGGGGTATTATCACCGCGTTATTTATTCCCACAGGATGGTGGCCAAACGAGACGCTGGCGAAGCTGGTCGGCCCGATGATCAGCTACCTGCTGCCGCTGCTTATCGGTTATACCGGCGGTAAGCTGGTTGGCGGCGAGCGTGGCGGCGTGGTGGGCGCGATTACCACCATGGGCGTTATCGTCGGCGCGGACATCCCGATGTTCCTGGGCGCGATGATCGCAGGCCCGCTCGGCGGCTTCTGCATCAAGAAATTCGACGCCTCGGTCGACGGCAAAATCAAATCCGGCTTTGAAATGCTGGTGAACAACTTCTCCGCGGGCATCATCGGTATGATCCTCGCGATTCTGGCGTTCCTCGGCATTGGCCCGGCGGTCGAAGTGCTCTCCAAAGTGCTGGCTGCGGGCGTGAACTTTATGGTGGTTCACGACATGCTGCCGCTGGCGTCGATTTTTGTTGAACCGGCGAAAATCCTGTTCCTCAACAACGCCATCAACCACGGCATCTTCTCGCCGCTGGGCATTCAGCAGTCGCATGAACTCGGCAAATCTATTTTCTTCCTGATTGAAGCCAACCCGGGTCCGGGTATGGGCATCCTGCTGGCGTACATGTTCTTTGGTCGCGGCAGCGCCAAACAGTCTGCGGGCGGCGCGGCTATCATCCACTTCCTGGGCGGTATCCACGAAATCTACTTCCCGTATGTGCTGATGAACCCGCGTCTGATCATCGCCGTTATCCTGGGCGGTATGACTGGCGTCTTCTGCCTGACCGTACTGAACGGCGGCCTGGTTTCTCCGGCGTCTCCGGGCTCTATCCTGGCGGTACTGGCGATGACGCCGAAAGGCGCGTACTTCGCAAACCTGGTCGCGATTTTCGCCGCGATGGCCGTCTCCTTCGTGGTCGCCGCTATCCTGCTGAAAACCAGCAAAGTGAAAGAAGAAGACGATATCGATGCTGCGACCCGTCGCATGCAGGATATGAAAGCGCAATCTAAAGGTGCCGCGACCGCAGCGAGCGCGGATCTCAGCAACGACCTGAGCCACGTGCGTAAAATCATCGTCGCCTGCGACGCCGGTATGGGTTCCAGCGCGATGGGCGCAGGTGTGCTGCGTAAGAAAGTGCAGGACGCGGGCCTGAGCCATATTTCCGTTACCAACAGCGCGATTAACAGCCTGCCGGGCGATGTGGATCTGGTTATCACCCACCGCGACTTAACCGAGCGCGCCATGCGCCAGGCGCCGCACGCGCAGCACATTTCGCTGACCAACTTCCTGGACAGCGGCCTGTACGCCGGCCTGACCGAACGTCTGGTGGCCGCGCAGCGTCATTCGCAGAACGAAGAGAAAGTGCGCACCAGCCTGCAGGACAGCTTTGATGCCAACGACAGCCACCTGTTTAAGCTCAGCGCGGACAACATCTTCCTTGGCCGTCAGGCCGCGACTAAAGAAGAAGCGATTCGCTTTGCGGGCGAGCAACTGGTGAAAGGCGGTTACGTGCAGCCGGAATATGTGGACGCGATGCTGGAGCGCGAAAAACTCACCCCGACTTATCTCGGCGAGTCTATCGCGGTTCCGCACGGCACCGTCGAGGCCAAAGATCGCGTGCTGAAAACCGGCGTCGTATTCTGCCAGTATCCGCAGGGCGTGCGTTTCGGTGAAGAAGAAGACGATATCGCCCGTCTGGTGATTGGTATCGCGGCGCGTAATAACGAGCATATTCAGGTCATCACCAGCCTGACCAACGCGCTGGATGATGAAAGCGTGATTGAGCGCCTGGCGCACACCAACAGCGTCGATGAAGTGCTGGCGCTGCTTTCCGGTAAAACCGTGGCGTAA
- a CDS encoding glutathione S-transferase has product MKLIGSYTSPFVRKISVMLLEKGIVFEFVNESPYAEQNGMAQYNPLGKVPALVTDEGETWFDSPIIAQYIELLDAQPALVPQEPRAALKVRQLEALADGIMDAALVSVREQARPPEQQSENELLRQREKINRGLDALEGYVADGTLKAEELTLATIATACAIGYLNFRRVAPGWCAQRPHLVKLVEALFARDSFARTEPPSA; this is encoded by the coding sequence ATGAAACTTATCGGTAGTTACACCAGCCCGTTTGTACGCAAAATCTCCGTCATGTTGCTCGAAAAAGGCATCGTGTTTGAGTTCGTGAATGAATCGCCCTATGCCGAACAGAACGGCATGGCGCAGTACAACCCGCTCGGGAAAGTGCCGGCGCTGGTGACCGACGAGGGCGAAACCTGGTTTGATTCGCCCATCATCGCGCAGTATATCGAGCTGCTGGACGCGCAACCGGCGCTGGTGCCGCAAGAACCGCGCGCCGCGCTAAAAGTGCGCCAGCTGGAGGCGCTCGCCGACGGCATTATGGACGCGGCGCTGGTCTCGGTGCGCGAGCAGGCGCGCCCGCCTGAGCAGCAGTCGGAAAATGAGCTGCTGCGCCAGCGGGAGAAAATCAACCGCGGCCTCGATGCGCTGGAAGGGTATGTGGCTGACGGCACGCTAAAGGCTGAGGAACTGACGCTTGCCACCATCGCCACCGCCTGCGCCATCGGCTATCTCAATTTCCGTCGCGTGGCGCCGGGCTGGTGCGCGCAGCGTCCGCATCTGGTGAAACTGGTGGAAGCGCTCTTTGCCCGCGACAGCTTCGCGCGTACCGAGCCGCCCAGCGCCTGA
- the selA gene encoding L-seryl-tRNA(Sec) selenium transferase encodes MTTDSRLLYSQLPATDRLLRDSAFQPLLDTYGHTRVVNTLRAMQEAARLAIRERQALPSWCDDWAAAAAGRLARGSQSALRPVFNLTGTVLHTNLGRALQAEEAVEAVARAMRSPVTLEYDAEGGERGHRDRALAELLCELTGAEDACIVNNNAAAVLLMLAALGAGKEVIVSRGELVEIGGAFRIPDVMRQAGCQLVEVGTTNRTHLRDYLDAVGEQTALLMKVHTSNYQIEGFTKAVDAAELAQASTLPVIVDLGSGSLIDLSQYGLPKEPMPQEALAAGASLVSFSGDKLPGGPQAGIIVGKKALIAALQKHPLKRALRADKMTLAALDATLRLYLHPEKLAQRLPTLRLLTRQASDINEQAQRLRPALETRYGDEFQIDVMPCLSQIGSGSLPVDRLPGAALTFTPRDGRGSRLEALAARWRRLPVPVIGRVGDGRLWLDLRCLEDEAGLMEMLLQ; translated from the coding sequence ATGACGACCGATTCCCGTCTGCTTTACAGTCAGCTTCCCGCCACCGACCGCCTGCTGCGCGACAGCGCGTTCCAGCCGTTGCTGGACACCTACGGCCATACCCGCGTGGTCAACACCCTTCGCGCGATGCAGGAGGCGGCGCGGCTCGCCATTCGCGAACGCCAGGCGCTGCCCTCATGGTGCGACGACTGGGCCGCGGCGGCGGCCGGGCGGCTGGCGCGCGGTTCGCAAAGCGCGCTGCGCCCGGTCTTTAACCTTACCGGCACGGTGCTGCACACCAATCTTGGCCGCGCGTTGCAGGCGGAAGAAGCGGTTGAGGCGGTCGCCCGCGCCATGCGCTCGCCCGTGACGCTGGAGTATGACGCCGAAGGCGGCGAGCGCGGTCACCGCGACCGCGCGCTGGCGGAGCTACTCTGTGAACTTACCGGCGCGGAAGACGCCTGTATCGTTAATAACAACGCGGCGGCGGTGTTGCTGATGCTGGCGGCGCTGGGCGCAGGCAAAGAGGTGATTGTGTCGCGCGGCGAGCTGGTAGAGATTGGCGGCGCGTTTCGTATCCCGGATGTGATGCGCCAGGCGGGCTGTCAGCTGGTGGAAGTGGGCACGACCAACCGCACACACCTGCGCGATTATCTCGATGCGGTCGGCGAGCAGACCGCGCTGCTAATGAAAGTGCACACCAGCAATTACCAGATTGAAGGCTTTACCAAAGCCGTGGACGCCGCCGAGCTGGCGCAGGCGTCGACGCTGCCGGTGATTGTCGATCTCGGCAGCGGTTCGCTTATCGATCTCAGTCAGTATGGGCTGCCAAAAGAGCCGATGCCGCAGGAGGCGCTCGCCGCCGGGGCGAGTCTCGTGAGCTTTTCCGGCGATAAACTGCCGGGCGGGCCGCAGGCGGGGATTATCGTCGGGAAAAAAGCGCTTATCGCGGCGCTTCAGAAACACCCGCTCAAGCGCGCCCTGCGCGCCGATAAAATGACGCTGGCGGCGCTCGACGCCACATTGCGCCTTTATCTGCACCCGGAAAAACTCGCACAACGGCTGCCGACGCTGCGGCTGCTGACGCGCCAGGCGTCTGACATTAACGAACAGGCGCAGCGCCTGCGTCCGGCGCTGGAGACCCGCTACGGCGATGAATTTCAGATAGACGTGATGCCCTGCCTGTCGCAGATTGGCAGCGGTTCGCTGCCGGTCGACCGGCTTCCGGGTGCGGCGCTCACCTTCACCCCGCGCGACGGGCGCGGCAGCCGCCTGGAGGCGCTCGCCGCCCGCTGGCGTCGCCTGCCGGTGCCGGTTATCGGGCGCGTGGGCGACGGGCGGTTATGGCTCGATTTACGCTGCCTTGAAGATGAGGCAGGACTGATGGAGATGTTGTTGCAATGA
- the selB gene encoding selenocysteine-specific translation elongation factor produces MIIATAGHVDHGKTTLLEALTGINADRLPEEKKRGMTIDLGYAYWPQPDGRVIGFIDVPGHEKFLANMLAGVGGIDHALLMVACDDGVMAQTREHLAILQLTGQPTLTVALTKADRVDDARLAQVKAQVMATLNDYGWHDATLFVTAATEGVGVEALRDHLRQLPERTHPAGQRFRLAVDRAFTVKGAGLVVTGTALSGEVNVGDTLYLTGANTPMRVRGLHAQNQPTERAFAGQRIALNISGDAQKADIRRGDWLLSEAPPQAAERVIVTLDRHAPLQQWQPLHIHHAASHVTGRVSLLEDDLAELVFDTPLFLADNDQLVLRDISARQTLAGARVVTLETPRRGKRQPEFLAFLNELASARTDADALRLDASRGAVALATFGWARQLTAASLDALAGSGDYLQANGYLLSSALAARWQEKLLATLARYHETHSEEPGPGRERLRRMALPSEPEPLVLALIERMRRDGQLESREGWLHLPGHKAGFSEAQQALWEKIQGLFGDEPWWVRDLAREAGEEEQAMRQLLRLAAQQGFITAIVKDRYYRHDRIVAFADLIRTLDREKGATVAADFRDSLNVGRKLAIQILEYFDRIGFTRRRGNEHLLRDSALFNSAL; encoded by the coding sequence ATGATTATCGCCACCGCCGGGCACGTGGACCACGGCAAAACCACGCTGCTTGAGGCGCTTACCGGCATTAACGCCGACCGTCTGCCGGAAGAGAAAAAGCGCGGCATGACTATCGATCTCGGTTACGCCTACTGGCCGCAGCCGGACGGGCGCGTCATCGGTTTTATCGACGTGCCGGGCCATGAAAAATTCCTCGCTAATATGCTGGCGGGCGTGGGCGGCATCGATCATGCGCTGCTGATGGTGGCGTGCGATGACGGCGTGATGGCCCAGACGCGTGAGCATCTGGCGATTTTGCAACTGACCGGCCAGCCGACGCTCACCGTGGCGCTCACCAAAGCCGACCGGGTGGATGACGCGCGCCTCGCGCAGGTGAAAGCGCAGGTGATGGCCACATTGAACGACTACGGCTGGCACGACGCCACGCTGTTCGTCACGGCGGCCACCGAAGGCGTGGGCGTTGAGGCGCTGCGCGACCATTTGCGCCAGTTGCCTGAGCGCACGCACCCTGCCGGGCAGCGCTTTCGCCTGGCGGTCGATCGCGCGTTTACCGTCAAGGGCGCGGGCCTGGTGGTTACCGGCACGGCGCTTTCCGGCGAGGTGAATGTTGGCGATACGCTCTACCTGACCGGCGCGAATACGCCGATGCGCGTGCGCGGCCTGCATGCGCAGAATCAGCCGACGGAACGCGCATTCGCCGGTCAGCGCATCGCGCTGAATATTAGCGGCGACGCGCAGAAAGCCGATATCCGGCGCGGCGACTGGCTGCTCAGCGAAGCGCCGCCGCAGGCCGCAGAGCGGGTTATCGTCACGCTCGACCGCCATGCGCCGCTGCAACAGTGGCAGCCGCTGCATATTCACCATGCGGCAAGCCACGTCACCGGGCGCGTTTCGTTACTGGAAGATGATCTGGCGGAGCTGGTATTCGACACGCCGCTGTTCCTGGCCGATAACGATCAGCTGGTGCTGCGCGACATTAGCGCGCGTCAGACGCTGGCAGGCGCGCGCGTCGTCACGCTGGAAACCCCGCGGCGCGGCAAACGCCAGCCGGAGTTCCTCGCGTTTCTCAACGAACTGGCGAGTGCCAGAACCGACGCCGACGCGCTGCGGCTCGATGCCTCGCGCGGCGCGGTCGCGCTGGCGACATTCGGCTGGGCGCGCCAGCTCACTGCGGCATCGCTCGACGCGCTGGCGGGCAGTGGGGACTATCTCCAGGCGAACGGTTATCTGTTAAGCAGCGCGCTCGCGGCGCGCTGGCAGGAGAAACTGCTCGCCACGCTCGCCCGCTACCATGAAACGCACAGCGAAGAGCCCGGCCCCGGCCGCGAAAGGCTGCGTCGCATGGCGCTCCCTTCCGAGCCGGAACCGCTGGTGCTGGCGCTGATCGAGAGGATGCGGCGCGACGGGCAGCTCGAGAGCCGCGAAGGCTGGCTGCATCTGCCGGGCCATAAGGCCGGTTTCAGTGAGGCTCAGCAGGCGCTGTGGGAGAAAATCCAGGGACTGTTTGGCGACGAGCCGTGGTGGGTGCGCGATCTGGCGCGCGAAGCGGGCGAAGAAGAACAGGCGATGCGCCAGCTATTGCGGCTCGCCGCGCAGCAGGGCTTTATCACAGCGATCGTCAAAGATCGCTACTACCGTCACGATCGCATTGTGGCGTTCGCCGATCTGATCCGCACGCTCGATCGCGAAAAAGGCGCGACCGTCGCTGCCGATTTCCGCGACAGCCTGAACGTGGGCCGTAAACTGGCGATTCAGATTCTGGAATATTTCGACCGCATCGGCTTTACCCGCCGTCGCGGTAATGAACATCTGTTGCGTGACAGCGCGCTGTTTAATTCCGCACTGTAA
- the yiaY gene encoding L-threonine dehydrogenase yields MTASVFYIPSINMIGMNSLDEALKMASEYGYRNALIVTDGMLSALGMAGQLKEMLSQKGINSVIFDGTHPNPTTENVEAGLSMLRAHRCDCVVSLGGGSPHDCAKGIALVAANGGDIRDYEGVDRSRKPQLPMIAINTTAGTASEMTRFCIITDQERHVKMAIVDKHVTPVMSVNDPALMMGMPRSLTAATGMDALTHAIEAYVSTAATPVTDACALKAISMIAQTLPQAVEEGDDVAAREAMAWAQFMAGMAFNNASLGYVHAMAHQLGGFYDLPHGVCNAILLPHVQRFNSSVAVHRLRDCAQAMGVNVRAMSDAEGANACIEAICALARRVHIPAGLRELRVRENDIALLAENALKDACGLTNPVQASHAEIMAIYRAAM; encoded by the coding sequence ATGACCGCGTCTGTTTTTTATATTCCCTCCATTAATATGATTGGCATGAATAGTCTCGATGAAGCGCTGAAAATGGCCAGCGAATATGGCTACCGCAACGCGCTGATTGTGACAGACGGTATGTTGTCAGCGCTGGGCATGGCCGGCCAGCTCAAGGAAATGCTGTCGCAGAAAGGCATTAACAGCGTGATTTTCGACGGCACCCACCCGAACCCGACGACGGAAAACGTGGAAGCGGGCTTAAGTATGCTGCGCGCGCACCGCTGCGACTGCGTGGTTTCGCTCGGCGGCGGCTCGCCGCACGACTGCGCCAAAGGCATCGCGCTGGTAGCGGCTAACGGCGGCGATATTCGCGATTACGAAGGCGTTGACCGTTCCCGCAAACCGCAACTGCCGATGATCGCCATCAACACCACGGCGGGCACGGCATCTGAGATGACGCGTTTTTGCATCATCACCGATCAGGAGCGCCATGTGAAAATGGCCATTGTCGATAAACACGTGACGCCGGTGATGTCGGTAAACGATCCGGCGCTGATGATGGGGATGCCGAGATCGCTGACCGCCGCGACAGGCATGGACGCGCTGACCCACGCCATCGAAGCGTATGTCTCCACCGCCGCCACGCCAGTCACTGACGCCTGCGCGCTGAAAGCCATTAGTATGATTGCGCAAACGCTGCCGCAGGCGGTGGAAGAGGGGGATGATGTCGCGGCGCGCGAGGCGATGGCCTGGGCGCAGTTCATGGCGGGAATGGCGTTTAATAACGCCTCGCTCGGGTATGTCCACGCGATGGCGCATCAGCTCGGCGGTTTTTACGATCTGCCGCACGGCGTTTGCAACGCCATCCTGCTGCCGCATGTACAGCGCTTCAACAGCAGCGTGGCGGTGCACCGGCTGCGCGACTGCGCGCAGGCGATGGGCGTTAACGTTCGCGCCATGAGCGACGCTGAAGGCGCGAATGCCTGTATCGAGGCGATTTGCGCGCTGGCTCGCCGGGTGCATATTCCTGCTGGTTTACGCGAGCTGAGAGTGCGTGAAAATGACATTGCTCTGCTGGCGGAAAACGCGCTCAAGGACGCCTGCGGATTAACCAATCCGGTGCAGGCAAGCCACGCGGAGATCATGGCGATTTATCGTGCGGCGATGTAA
- a CDS encoding ROK family protein: protein MRKFIGFDVGGTHIKHGLITEEGEELSSDEYDTHYDPDAFKNAWRETVEHYQKRDEIAGIGVSFPGYINPHTGHVPKAGALTFLDGCNLLELFGELTSLPVTVENDANCAALGEMWRGAGQRYESFICMTIGTGIGGGLILNRELLRGAHFRAGEFGVIPVGDNGENMHQIASARGLVEASRQALSLPSDAPLHGKEIFERMGGDVHLREVVERWVGYLARGVYSVVSLYDPQVVLIGGGISQQKELYPMLERTLEKYNFWDALRVPIQPCQLGNQAGRLGAVWLAKQQ, encoded by the coding sequence ATGCGTAAGTTTATCGGTTTTGACGTCGGCGGCACGCATATCAAACACGGCCTGATCACCGAGGAGGGCGAGGAGCTTTCCAGCGACGAATATGACACGCACTACGATCCTGACGCGTTTAAAAACGCCTGGCGCGAGACCGTTGAGCATTATCAAAAGCGCGACGAAATAGCCGGTATCGGCGTCAGTTTTCCTGGCTATATCAATCCGCATACCGGCCATGTGCCGAAGGCGGGCGCGCTGACGTTTCTCGACGGCTGCAATCTGCTGGAGCTGTTTGGCGAGTTAACGTCGCTGCCGGTCACGGTGGAAAACGATGCGAACTGCGCGGCGCTTGGCGAGATGTGGCGCGGTGCCGGTCAGCGCTACGAGTCGTTTATCTGCATGACCATCGGCACCGGCATTGGCGGTGGGCTGATACTGAACCGCGAACTTTTGCGCGGCGCGCACTTCCGCGCGGGCGAATTTGGCGTGATCCCGGTTGGCGATAACGGCGAGAATATGCATCAGATCGCCTCCGCGCGCGGGCTGGTGGAGGCGAGCCGCCAGGCGCTGTCGCTGCCGTCAGATGCGCCGCTGCATGGCAAAGAAATTTTCGAGCGTATGGGCGGCGATGTGCATCTGCGTGAAGTGGTGGAGCGCTGGGTCGGTTATCTGGCGCGCGGCGTTTACAGCGTGGTGTCGCTCTACGATCCGCAGGTGGTGCTGATTGGCGGCGGCATCAGCCAGCAGAAAGAACTCTACCCGATGCTTGAACGCACGCTTGAAAAATATAACTTCTGGGATGCGTTGCGGGTGCCCATTCAGCCCTGCCAGCTCGGTAACCAGGCCGGACGCCTGGGCGCGGTGTGGCTCGCGAAACAACAGTAG
- a CDS encoding LysE family translocator, protein MDISGFVLAIAPVALSPGASFTLAMNNVIHRGIMGVFSVITGTLIGIYIHASLVGLGVTQLLVRYPAVMKTLQLTGTLYLLWLALRLVVSGIQAWRRPQHTTGRGAGVKEALLANLFNIKAILLWLTVVPAFAGTAFTHYLLLASIHVAIMASWLLLCGGAIVLTTRRFSVRWLKVVVDTGGGLFLFFLTLSSALAMLK, encoded by the coding sequence GTGGATATTTCAGGTTTTGTGCTGGCGATTGCGCCGGTGGCACTCTCTCCCGGTGCCAGCTTTACGCTGGCGATGAACAATGTTATCCACCGGGGGATTATGGGCGTGTTCAGCGTTATCACAGGCACGCTTATCGGCATTTATATTCACGCCTCGCTGGTGGGGCTTGGCGTCACGCAACTGCTGGTGCGCTACCCGGCCGTGATGAAAACTTTACAGCTTACAGGCACGCTCTATTTGCTCTGGCTGGCGCTGCGGCTTGTTGTAAGCGGCATTCAGGCCTGGCGGCGTCCGCAGCACACAACAGGCCGCGGCGCGGGCGTGAAAGAGGCGCTGCTGGCGAATCTTTTTAACATCAAAGCGATTCTGCTCTGGCTGACGGTGGTGCCCGCGTTTGCCGGAACGGCCTTCACGCACTATCTGCTGCTCGCCAGCATTCATGTCGCCATTATGGCGTCCTGGCTGCTGCTGTGCGGCGGCGCGATAGTGCTGACCACGCGCCGCTTTTCGGTGCGCTGGCTGAAGGTCGTCGTCGATACCGGCGGCGGGCTGTTTCTGTTTTTCCTCACGCTCTCCTCTGCGCTGGCGATGCTGAAATAG
- a CDS encoding glycoside hydrolase family 127 protein: protein MTQPDVHEISLHYLKITDPFLGQYQQLVRDVVIPYQWDALNDRLPEAEPSHAISNFRIAAGLEHGEFYGMVFQDSDVAKWLEAVAWSLCQKPDATLEKTADEVIELVAAAQCDDGYLNTYFTVKAPGERWTNLAECHELYCAGHMIEAGVAFWQATGKRRLLGVVCRLADHLCQVFGPGENQLHGYPGHPEIELALMRLYEATQEPRYQALARYFVEQRGTQPHFYDIEYEKRGRTSYWNTYGPAWMVQDKAYSQAHQPLAEQTRAVGHAVRFVYLMTGVAHLARLSGDEEKRRACLRLWENMARRQLYITGGIGSQSSGEAFSTDYDLPNDTVYAESCASIGLIMFARRMLEMEGDSQYADVMERALYNTVLGGMALDGKHFFYVNPLEVHPKTLKFNHIYDHVKPVRQRWFGCACCPPNIARLLTSLGHYIYTAREDALFINLYIGNNVQLPVGDSTLRLRISGDFPWHEEVRIHIDSPRPVEHTLALRLPDWCDAPRVMLNGRPCEGDIRKGYLWLTRTWHEGDTLTLTLPMPVRRVYGNPLVRHVAGKVAIQRGPLIYCLEEADNGSELHNLQLPATSTFHEREGKGIFARQVLIQAEGWRQASPQPESRPLWQYDRSPAQATPQTLTFIPWFSWANRGEGEMRVWIDECR, encoded by the coding sequence ATGACTCAACCAGACGTGCATGAAATCTCCCTGCATTATCTGAAAATCACCGATCCGTTTCTCGGCCAATATCAGCAACTGGTGCGGGACGTAGTAATCCCGTATCAGTGGGACGCGCTTAACGATCGCCTTCCCGAGGCGGAGCCGAGCCACGCCATTTCCAACTTTCGGATAGCCGCGGGTCTTGAGCACGGCGAGTTCTATGGCATGGTCTTTCAGGACAGCGATGTGGCGAAATGGCTGGAGGCCGTAGCCTGGTCTCTGTGCCAGAAGCCGGACGCCACGCTTGAAAAAACCGCCGACGAGGTGATTGAACTGGTTGCGGCGGCGCAATGCGACGACGGCTATCTGAACACCTATTTCACCGTAAAAGCGCCTGGCGAGCGCTGGACCAACCTCGCTGAATGCCACGAACTCTATTGTGCCGGTCATATGATTGAGGCAGGCGTCGCGTTCTGGCAGGCCACCGGCAAACGCCGCCTGCTTGGCGTAGTGTGCCGTCTTGCCGATCACCTCTGTCAGGTTTTCGGTCCCGGTGAGAATCAGCTTCACGGCTATCCCGGTCACCCGGAAATTGAACTGGCATTGATGCGCCTGTATGAAGCCACGCAGGAGCCGCGCTACCAGGCGCTGGCACGCTACTTTGTCGAGCAGCGCGGGACGCAGCCGCACTTTTACGATATCGAATACGAAAAACGCGGCCGCACCTCTTACTGGAACACTTATGGGCCGGCCTGGATGGTGCAGGATAAAGCCTACAGCCAGGCGCACCAGCCGCTGGCAGAGCAGACGCGCGCCGTGGGCCACGCGGTGCGCTTCGTCTATCTCATGACAGGCGTCGCGCATCTGGCGCGCCTGAGCGGCGACGAAGAAAAACGCCGGGCCTGCCTGCGGTTATGGGAAAATATGGCGCGCCGCCAGCTTTATATCACTGGCGGTATCGGTTCGCAGAGCAGTGGAGAAGCGTTCAGCACTGATTACGATCTGCCCAACGACACGGTCTATGCGGAAAGCTGCGCCTCGATAGGCCTGATCATGTTCGCCCGCCGGATGCTGGAGATGGAAGGCGACAGCCAGTATGCCGACGTCATGGAGCGTGCGTTGTATAACACTGTGCTCGGAGGGATGGCGCTGGATGGCAAACACTTCTTTTACGTCAATCCACTGGAAGTGCATCCGAAAACGCTGAAATTTAATCATATCTACGATCACGTTAAGCCTGTCCGCCAGCGCTGGTTTGGCTGTGCCTGCTGTCCACCGAATATCGCGCGGCTGCTCACTTCGCTCGGACATTACATCTACACCGCGCGCGAAGATGCGCTGTTTATCAATCTCTACATCGGCAACAACGTTCAGTTGCCGGTCGGTGACAGCACACTGCGGTTACGTATCAGCGGCGATTTCCCGTGGCATGAAGAGGTGCGCATTCATATCGATTCGCCTCGGCCGGTTGAACACACGCTGGCGCTGCGCCTGCCGGACTGGTGCGACGCGCCGCGCGTAATGCTGAACGGTCGCCCCTGTGAAGGCGATATTCGTAAAGGGTATCTCTGGCTGACGCGCACCTGGCACGAAGGCGATACGCTGACGCTGACGCTGCCCATGCCGGTGCGCCGCGTCTACGGCAACCCGCTGGTGCGCCATGTCGCAGGCAAAGTAGCGATTCAGCGCGGGCCGCTGATTTACTGTCTGGAAGAGGCGGACAACGGCAGCGAGCTCCATAACCTGCAACTGCCCGCCACATCGACGTTCCACGAACGGGAAGGAAAAGGCATTTTCGCCCGTCAGGTCTTAATTCAGGCCGAGGGCTGGCGTCAGGCGAGCCCACAGCCCGAATCGCGGCCACTCTGGCAGTATGACCGCTCTCCGGCGCAGGCCACGCCGCAAACGCTGACCTTTATACCGTGGTTTAGCTGGGCCAACCGCGGCGAAGGCGAAATGCGCGTCTGGATAGACGAATGCCGTTAA